Proteins encoded by one window of Cloeon dipterum chromosome 2, ieCloDipt1.1, whole genome shotgun sequence:
- the Elp1 gene encoding elongator complex protein 1 codes for MRDLRLLSVRVFESSDLPSSPCFCVQAHVNPPILFLFEAKTIYKVDLSTEQIIGKYELDLPGDDVSVVGFAYTSVWEKLYVALAVGEVATLDRDEISYVGSVESGIKAMEWSADESLVVLVSGNDTVMVLSSDFDPITGEIDLHQEGFGEKQFVNVGWGKKETQFHGTAGKAAAQAKLQVDETQANELDDKLPRIRWRGDGALFAVSFIKHSGARQIRIFNREGVLQYTSEPTVGLEQCLDWKLSGSVFASTVTMPNKHIVAFFEKNGLRHGEFALPFQPNEVQVKELRWNLDSSILAIWCVCRESKKSCLQLWAATNYHWQLKQSLNFSAEQNLLNFSWDKELIYNLHVIQEGPVYVEYVWKWETDHSTGKSPIDLCSVAVIDGANVKMTNLREAVVPPPMCSYFLKVPNPVSCVAFLNDDVCVVTSENEVAKFTLNGHLSSTASISVAPFSPEEQGFVNSGTKLVPTGFHKLDWGKYEQLKYRQIPSSLHHWLWIAENLLVCVLPAEKRKSYLLKLELDSESETIAVVSAILVESAVKGLCLLPSAKEVVVNLAQDVLKLWTCNDDSVVDFTTRFHMQFKSFSTCVQFEVFEVDDNVHVIGRNLFGILYVDNVDVMKNCSSYFIHSNFILITTSENKLLCIPKTKDGIESLLDRSKVGPDGTERQTEFGAVLVAAVPCDTRVVLQMPRGNLEVIQPRSLAIFIIKHLLDNKKYFRAFDTMRKQRINLNLIYDHNPALFLENIKDFVLQIKDPTWLCQFLTDLMETDVTESMYAGHYPSKPGFVLPQNTTKLDFVCSHMRKVLLDVDSKRLVLPVITTFIKETKSDIGSALQFINKIKVEEERGKKLPVSSDEALNYLFYIVDVYELFDVALGLYDFELVMLVAQKSQKDPKEYIPFLNELRRLEPNYQKFTIDKHLKKFESALNHIKECGPEHYNECKKFISEHKLYSAALKVFPPSHYLYKDICKEYGANLMSGQHYEEAGIIFLRAECYEESVEAFRKAGCWRRIIPILPKLGWSKERHSSFYEVLGLELRERKQYLDSATVFAEYVQNQEERLISLCKAKAWDEAWRVKSSFDIPGSDQLLRFEIVNQLSSLLSDIDAAQEQVAQQSSRLLVVRVDKAKRIEEGDEFANLPECDMFSDTSSIRGSTKSRSSGASSHGSGRTYRSSKNKRKHERKLLSLKEGSPYEDLALVRALYELYLKIYSYRDDVKNLCAALLQLNMDREAADLQNRLSTLLTDMEAKKSTIWIPELVQNRTAALAALGPEGTSNSLSAVNQLNPAAEIEPHLCLPPLMPHSSWKLKILT; via the exons ATGAGAGACCTGCGTCTCTTGTCAGTGCGGGTTTTCGAGAGTTCTGATCTGCCCAGCAGTCCTTGCTTTTGTGTCCAGGCGCACGTAAACCCGCCAATCTTGTTTTTATTCGAGGCGAAAACAATCTACAAAGTTGACCTGTCCACGGAACAG ATAATTGGGAAATACGAATTGGATTTGCCAGGAGACGATGTCAGTGTGGTTGGATTCGCGTACACTTCTGTTTGGGAGAAATTGTACGTTGCGCTTGCAGTCGGTGAAGTTGCAACTTTGGATCGGGatgag atttcctACGTGGGAAGTGTGGAGAGCGGGATTAAAGCCATGGAGTGGAGTGCGGATGAATCGCTTGTGGTTTTAGTATCTGGAAACGATACCGTAATGGTCCTGTCCTCTGATTTCGACCCTATAACCGGTGAAATTGATCTTCACCAAGAGGGATTTGGCGAAA AACAATTTGTTAATGTTGGTTGGGGGAAAAAGGAAACCCAGTTTCATGGAACGGCGGGAAAAGCAGCTGCTCAGGCAAAACTGCAAGTTGACGAGACGCAAGCTAATGAGCTCGACGACAAACTGCCCAGAATCCGGTGGAGAGGTGACGGCGCCTTGTTTGCTGTGTCTTTCATTAAACACTCTG GTGCACGTCAAATCCGAATTTTCAACCGAGAAGGCGTGCTACAGTATACCAGTGAGCCAACTGTCGGTCTGGAGCAGTGTCTGGACTGGAAACTGTCAGGATCTGTCTTTGCTTCAACGGTCACGATGCCCAACAAGCATATTGTCGCCTTCTTTGAGAAGAATGGCCTCCGTCATGGCGAATTTGCGCTGCCTTTCCAACCCAATGAGGTTCAA GTGAAAGAGTTGCGTTGGAATCTGGACTCGAGCATTTTGGCCATTTGGTGCGTGTGCAGAGAGAGCAAGAAGTCGTGCCTGCAGCTGTGGGCAGCAACTAATTACCACTGGCAACTGAAGCAAAGCCTTAACTTTTCCGCAGAGCAGAATTTGCTGAACTTCTCTTGGGATAAAGAGCTGATTTACAA TTTGCATGTCATCCAAGAGGGGCCAGTGTACGTCGAGTACGTTTGGAAGTGGGAAACAGATCACAGTACTGGAAAGTCTCCCATTGACCTTTGCAGTGTTGCCGTAATTGATGGAG CCAACGTTAAAATGACAAACCTGAGAGAGGCGGTTGTTCCTCCACCGATGTGCAGCTATTTCTTAAAAGTGCCGAATCCCGTCTCGTGTGTGGCCTTTCTAAATGACGACGTTTGTGTTGTTACAAGCGAGAATGAAGTGGCCAAGTTCACTCTAAATG GGCATCTTTCTTCGACTGCAAGCATATCTGTTGCGCCGTTTTCCCCTGAGGAGCAAGGCTTTGTGAATTCTGGAACCAAATTAGTACCAACTGGCTTCCACAAATTAGACTGGGGAAAATACGAGCAGTTGAAATACAGACAAATCCCTTCCAGTCTGCACCATTGGCTGTGGATAGCTGAgaacttgctggtttgcgtTCTTCCTGCTGAGAAGCGAAAGAGTTATTTGCTCAAATTGGAGTTGGATTCCGAAAGCGAAACAATTGCAGTGGT ATCAGCAATTTTAGTCGAGAGTGCGGTCAAGGGACTGTGTCTTCTGCCAAGTGCAAAGGAAGTGGTTGTAAACCTGGCCCAAGACGTTTTGAAACTGTGGACGTGCAATGATGACTCAGTTGTGGACTTCACCACAAGGTTTCACATGCAGTTCAAATCGTTTTCAACATGCGTACAG tttgaagTTTTCGAAGTCGATGACAATGTTCATGTTATTGGACGAAACCTTTTTGGAATTCTCTACGTGGACAATGTCGATGTCATGAAGAACTGTTCATCCTATTTCATCCACTCCAACTTCATCTTGATCACCACTTCTGAAAACAAATTGCTCTGCATTCCAAAAACCAAAGACGGAATcg AGTCCTTGTTGGACAGAAGCAAAGTAGGGCCTGACGGAACGGAAAGGCAGACCGAATTCGGAGCTGTACTTGTCGCAGCCGTGCCCTGCGACACCAGAGTGGTGCTGCAAATGCCCAGAGGCAACCTTGAGGTCATCCAACCAAGATCATTGGCCATTTTCATCATTAAGCACCTGTTGGACAA CAAGAAGTACTTTAGAGCTTTTGACACCATGAGAAAGCAAAGAATCAATCTCAACCTAATCTACGACCACAATCCAGCTCTGTTCCTTGAAAACATTAAGGATTTTGTGCTGCAAATCAAAGATCCAACCTGGTTGTGCCAGTTCCTGACTGATTTGAT GGAGACTGATGTGACAGAAAGCATGTACGCAGGCCATTATCCATCAAAACCAGGATTTGTCCTACCTCAGAACACAACAAAACTAGATTTTGTCTGTTCCCACATGCGTAAG GTTCTGTTAGACGTTGACTCTAAGCGGTTGGTTTTGCCTGTAATCACGACATTCATCAAAGAAACCAAATCAGATATAGGATCAGCACTTCAATTCATCAACAAGATCAAAG TGGAAGAGGAACGAGGAAAGAAGCTTCCCGTTTCGAGCGACGAAGCCCTCAACTACCTCTTTTACATTGTTGATGTCTACGAGCTGTTTGACGTTGCTCTTGGACTCTATGACTTTGAGTTGGTCATGCTCGTGGCTCAGAAATCTCAAAAG gATCCTAAAGAGTACATTCCGTTTTTAAACGAGTTGAGGAGGTTGGAGCCAAACTATCAGAAGTTCACCATTGACAAACACTTGAAAAAGTTTGAATCTGCCTTGAATCATATTAAGGAATGTGGACCAGAACACTACAATGAGTGCAAAAAGTTCATATCTGAACACAAACTGTACTCAGCTGCCTTGAAAGTGTTCCCGCCCTCTCATTACTTGTACAAA GACATTTGTAAAGAGTATGGTGCAAATCTGATGTCTGGCCAGCACTACGAGGAGGCTGGAATCATTTTTCTCCGAGCTGAATGCTATGAGGAGAGTGTGGAAGCTTTCAGGAAGGCTGGGTGCTGGAGGAGAATCATCCCTATCCTGCCGAAACTTGGGTGGAG cAAGGAGAGACATAGCTCGTTTTACGAAGTACTGGGACTCGAATTGCGCGAGCGAAAACAATATCTGGATTCGGCAACTGTGTTTGCAGAGTACGTCCAAAACCAAGAGGAGAGGCTGATTTCTCTGTGCAAAGCCAAAGCCTGGGATGAAGCCTGGAGGGTCAAAAGCTCTTTTGACATTCCTGGCTCAG ACCAACTCTTGCGGTTTGAGATTGTGAACCAATTAAGTAGTTTGCTGAGCGATATTGATGCGGCCCAAGAACAGGTGGCACAGCAATCAAGTCGACTGCTTGTGGTGCGCGTCGACAAGGCCAAAAGAATCGAGGAAGGAG ATGAGTTTGCCAACTTGCCGGAATGCGACATGTTTTCCGACACGAGCAGCATCAGAGGCTCGACCAAGTCCAGAAGCAGTGGAGCCTCTTCTCATGGATCAGG GCGTACTTACCGCTcgagcaaaaacaaaagaaaacacgAACGGAAGCTGTTGAGTCTGAAAGAAGGCAGCCCATATGAGGATTTGGCGCTTGTTCGCGCACTCTACGAGTTGTACTTGAAAATTTACTCCTATCGAG atGATGTGAAAAATCTATGCGCGGCGCTGCTCCAGCTGAACATGGACAGAGAGGCTGCTGATTTGCAGAACAGACTTTCGACCCTGTTGACCGATATGGAAGCGAAAAAGTCGACAATCTGGATTCCTGAATTAGTACAAAACCGCACTGCAGCCTTAGCA GCTCTTGGACCTGAGGGAACTTCGAACTCGTTATCAGCTGTAAATCAACTGAATCCAGCTGCTGAAATAG AACCTCACCTCTGCTTGCCACCGCTGATGCCTCACTCTTCATGGAAGTTGAAGATTCTTACGTAA
- the LOC135936613 gene encoding BTB/POZ domain-containing protein 17-like — protein sequence MEHWDKKDKNIPVPSPRDSSQNILQRISNLCGSYEMSDVILVVGPKEFPAHRLLLCLSSEVFRVMLMNKEWNEAQVMKVELQESQQCCEHFHKFLAFFYRGKISISVDDCLPLLCLADKYNVKELSSTCLDYMCSHIAYAATKSILLSWLQYTHCCSHLIAAQACQNFVLWNFSTVACASDFGSLELESMVWILQQNDLVVQDELELYRLVIYWLELQQLRLIDTDTDLEETMEMYTKTTMMCIRFPMMSPRQLADLLLQGEVKKYKDFFVDRLGLGMAFHSSNHHHLVKLMKNESGLMLTPRIYMTDTWSSGLTIEKYSDIQPYHTSTLVFSIPISFSECHQSSHVEWVADFYPRGLWYPKGLLIAWEGTKEIPEAVLKTCRLSLTCRDLESISKMHFHVKIGILVTGTSAGIEHVAQVVYKHHYFDRSNCVLHIDDFMPYEKLLNSKFLVGPNSDTLKLRIVIEPLVDMIK from the exons ATGGAACATTGGGacaaaaaggacaaaaatattCCTGTGCCTTCCCCT agGGATTCCTCGCAGAATATTCTGCAGAGGATTTCCAATTTGTGCGGCAGCTACGAAATGAGCGATGTCATTCTTGTGGTTGGTCCCAAAGAATTCCCAGCACACCGTCTTCTCCTCTGCCTCTCCAGTGAAGTGTTTAGG GTAATGCTGATGAACAAGGAATGGAACGAGGCTCAGGTAATGAAAGTGGAGCTCCAGGAGTCGCAACAGTGCTGTGAACATTTCCACAAATTCCTCGCGTTCTTCTACAGAGGCAAAATTAGTATTTCAGTTGACGACTGTTTGCCACTTTTGTGCCTTGCAGATAAATATAATGTTAAG GAATTAAGCTCAACTTGTTTGGATTACATGTGTTCCCACATCGCGTATGCTGCCACAAAAAGTATCTTACTCTCCTGGCTGCAATACACTCACTGCTGTAGCCATTTAATAGCTGCCCAG GCCTGCCAGAATTTCGTGTTGTGGAACTTCTCAACTGTCGCATGCGCGTCAGATTTTGGTAGTTTAGAGCTGGAATCAATGGTTTGGATCCTCCAGCAAAATGATCTTGTTGTCCAAGATGAACTCGAGCTCTACAG GTTAGTGATATACTGGTTGGAACTGCAGCAGCTGCGACTCATCGATACTGACACGGACTTGGAAGAGACGATGGAGATGTACACAAAAACCACCATGATGTGCATTCGCTTTCCCATGATGTCTCCGAGACAGCTGGCTGACCTGCTCCTTCAGGGCGAGGTGAAAAAGTACAAAGACTTCTTTGTAGACAGACTCGGCCTCGGAATGGCATTTCATTCTTCCAACCACCATCA TCTAGTCAAACTGATGAAGAATGAGTCGGGTTTGATGCTGACCCCTCGCATCTACATGACAGACACATGGAGCTCGGGGCTGACGATTGAGAAGTACTCGGACATCCAGCCCTACCACACGAGCACCCTAGTTTTTTCCATTCCAATCTCATTCTCAGAGTGCCATCAGAGCAGCCACGTCGAGTGGGTGGCCGACTTCTATCCCAGAGGCCTGTGGTATCCAAAAGGCCTGCTGATCGCGTGGGAGGGCACAAAGGAAATCCCAGAGGCTGTGCTCAAGACGTGCAGGCTGTCGCTCACCTGCAGAGACCTTGAGAGCATaagcaaaatgcattttcacGTCAAAATCGGAATTCTG gtCACTGGAACCAGTGCTGGAATCGAGCACGTGGCGCAGGTTGTTTACAAGCATCATTACTTTGACCGCAGTAACTGCGTGCTGCACATTGATGATTTCATGCCCTATGAAAAGTTGCTGAATAGTAAATTTTTGGTTGGACCTAATTCAGACACTCTGAAGCTGCGGATTGTCATAGAACCCCTTGTTGATatgataaaatga